In Plantibacter sp. PA-3-X8, one DNA window encodes the following:
- the glp gene encoding gephyrin-like molybdotransferase Glp: MTTPAPTSRKTVEQHASDVAALLDDVTDTGAEHVPTDEAAARVTAVAVPSPVDLPLFRNSQMDGFAVRAADLTGDETRLRVVGEIAARPIDPAPLEAGTSVRIMTGAVVPPGADVVVPVEESEVETDPDGVETVLLGPARGGGERPVGLFVRERGSDVRAGEELLPAGVRLASRHLAVLAAAGITTVEVRRRVRVAIVTTGAELVEPGETPTLGQTFDSNGTALAAAVVAAGAEVNARARVVDDADVLLALLDDLHGEVDLILTSGGISMGEHEVVRDVLGPLGGWIGSVAMQPGGPQALGAHRGVPIIAFPGNPVSTQLSFEVFVAPVLRRVAGLPQASRVPAELAVAVRSVPGKRQFLRGRRRDDGRVEPVAGPGSHLVAGLAASDVLIVIPEDTLELGAGDAVEAWAL, encoded by the coding sequence ATGACGACGCCAGCGCCCACGAGTCGGAAGACCGTCGAGCAACACGCCTCCGACGTCGCAGCCCTCCTCGACGACGTAACCGACACCGGCGCCGAGCACGTGCCGACCGACGAGGCCGCAGCTCGGGTGACGGCGGTGGCGGTGCCGTCTCCGGTCGACCTGCCGCTGTTCCGCAACTCGCAGATGGACGGCTTCGCGGTTCGGGCGGCAGACCTCACGGGCGATGAGACGCGACTGCGGGTGGTGGGCGAGATCGCCGCGCGCCCGATCGACCCCGCGCCGCTCGAGGCGGGGACCTCGGTGCGCATCATGACGGGCGCGGTCGTTCCGCCGGGTGCGGACGTCGTCGTGCCGGTCGAGGAGAGCGAGGTCGAGACGGATCCGGACGGTGTCGAGACCGTTCTCCTCGGTCCTGCGCGCGGCGGTGGCGAGCGCCCGGTGGGGCTGTTCGTCCGGGAACGCGGGAGCGACGTCCGCGCCGGCGAGGAGCTGCTGCCGGCCGGCGTGCGCCTCGCTTCACGACACCTCGCCGTGTTGGCTGCGGCCGGGATCACGACCGTCGAGGTGCGTCGGCGGGTGCGGGTCGCGATCGTCACGACCGGTGCCGAACTCGTCGAACCCGGCGAGACGCCGACGCTCGGCCAGACCTTCGACTCCAACGGGACCGCGCTGGCGGCCGCTGTCGTCGCAGCCGGGGCCGAGGTCAACGCCCGTGCGCGCGTCGTCGACGATGCCGACGTCCTGCTCGCCCTGCTCGACGACCTCCACGGCGAGGTCGATCTCATCCTCACCTCCGGCGGGATCTCCATGGGTGAGCACGAGGTCGTCCGTGACGTCCTCGGTCCGCTGGGTGGCTGGATCGGTTCGGTCGCGATGCAGCCCGGCGGACCACAGGCGCTCGGCGCCCACCGGGGCGTCCCGATCATCGCGTTCCCCGGCAACCCGGTGAGCACCCAGCTCTCGTTCGAGGTCTTCGTCGCTCCGGTCCTCCGCCGGGTCGCGGGGCTGCCGCAAGCGTCGCGCGTGCCGGCCGAACTCGCGGTCGCCGTGCGTTCGGTGCCCGGCAAGCGCCAGTTCCTCCGCGGACGCCGACGAGACGATGGCCGGGTCGAACCGGTCGCGGGCCCCGGCTCGCACCTGGTCGCCGGGCTCGCGGCCTCCGACGTGCTGATCGTGATCCCGGAGGACACGCTCGAGCTCGGCGCCGGTGACGCTGTGGAAGCATGGGCACTATGA
- a CDS encoding ThiF family adenylyltransferase, with protein sequence MSSTARYARQLALPGFGPAAQQRLADARVLIVGAGGLGSIVIPALAAAGVGSGDGAIHLVDDDTVELSNLHRQTVHSTADVGRPKVDSAGDRALAVNTDATILRHRLRLGPGEIMGLLADAEIDLVIDGSDNFETRYLVDDAATLADVPLVWGAVSQYGGQAGLSWSSRGPRYRDLFPHPPTDGSVLSCEAGGVLPTTVGVIGSIMATEAIKVLTGVGTLSLGRVTMFDGLSGGFRELRYERDPAGARQVSLDEHLHRTPGGDTASAAAAAPHEPRHGGRTITAPQLAASDDEAVLLDVREPWEAEIARLPGSTLMPLGSLPETLHGLDPETPVVVYCHHGIRSESALRLLLERGYSAVHLEGGIDAWSRLVDPTVPRY encoded by the coding sequence ATGTCCTCGACCGCGCGGTACGCCAGGCAGCTCGCCCTCCCCGGGTTCGGACCAGCGGCGCAACAGCGTCTCGCCGACGCACGGGTGCTGATCGTCGGCGCCGGCGGCCTCGGCAGCATCGTCATCCCGGCGCTTGCCGCTGCCGGTGTCGGTTCCGGTGACGGCGCGATCCACCTGGTGGACGACGACACGGTCGAGCTCAGCAACCTGCATCGGCAGACCGTCCACAGCACCGCGGACGTCGGCCGTCCGAAGGTCGACTCCGCCGGGGACCGCGCCCTCGCCGTCAACACCGATGCGACGATCCTCAGGCACCGCCTCCGCCTCGGACCCGGCGAGATCATGGGCCTCCTGGCCGACGCGGAGATCGACCTCGTCATCGACGGCAGCGACAACTTCGAGACCCGTTACCTGGTCGACGACGCCGCGACGCTCGCCGACGTCCCACTCGTCTGGGGTGCGGTCTCGCAGTACGGCGGGCAGGCTGGACTCAGCTGGTCGTCTCGCGGCCCGCGCTACCGCGACCTCTTCCCCCACCCGCCGACGGACGGTTCGGTGCTCTCCTGCGAGGCCGGCGGCGTCCTGCCCACCACGGTCGGGGTCATCGGGTCCATCATGGCCACCGAGGCGATCAAGGTGCTCACCGGGGTCGGGACCCTCTCGCTCGGCCGGGTGACGATGTTCGACGGGCTGAGCGGCGGGTTCCGCGAACTCCGGTACGAGCGCGACCCCGCGGGCGCCCGGCAGGTGTCGCTCGATGAGCATCTGCATCGGACGCCAGGAGGGGACACGGCGAGCGCCGCAGCGGCAGCCCCGCACGAGCCGCGACACGGCGGCCGCACGATCACCGCACCGCAGCTCGCGGCGAGCGACGATGAGGCCGTCCTGCTCGACGTCCGGGAGCCGTGGGAGGCGGAGATCGCCCGGTTGCCCGGTTCGACGCTGATGCCGCTCGGCTCGCTCCCCGAGACGCTCCACGGGCTCGACCCCGAGACGCCCGTGGTCGTCTACTGCCACCACGGCATCCGATCCGAGTCCGCGCTTCGCCTGCTCCTCGAGCGCGGCTACTCGGCCGTCCATCTCGAGGGCGGCATCGACGCGTGGTCGCGGCTCGTGGATCCGACCGTCCCCCGCTACTGA
- a CDS encoding TetR/AcrR family transcriptional regulator: MDEATELADEVGLEGLTLAALAERLGVRQPSLYKHLDSLAGLRRSISLQAKGELGDVLLRAAVGRSGADAITVMAGAYREWALEHPARYTAAQWIAGPEDEEDAAASLGAIQVISDVLTAYELRGDDAIDAIRAFRSTLHGFVSLEAAGSFGLDRDLDRSFDRLVRGFTITLTRWAETAGDES; the protein is encoded by the coding sequence GTGGACGAAGCGACTGAACTCGCCGACGAGGTCGGGCTCGAGGGGCTGACCCTCGCCGCCCTCGCCGAACGGCTCGGCGTCCGGCAGCCCTCGCTCTACAAGCACCTCGACTCGCTCGCCGGACTCCGCCGGAGCATCTCCCTCCAAGCGAAGGGCGAGCTCGGCGACGTCCTGCTGCGCGCCGCCGTCGGCCGTTCGGGCGCGGATGCGATCACGGTGATGGCCGGCGCCTACCGGGAGTGGGCCCTGGAGCACCCGGCACGCTATACGGCCGCGCAGTGGATCGCCGGGCCGGAGGATGAGGAGGACGCGGCGGCATCGCTCGGCGCCATCCAGGTCATCAGCGACGTCCTCACGGCCTACGAGCTCCGCGGCGACGACGCCATCGACGCGATCCGCGCGTTCCGCTCCACCCTGCACGGCTTCGTCTCGCTCGAGGCGGCGGGCTCCTTCGGCCTCGACCGCGACCTCGACCGGAGCTTCGACCGCCTCGTCCGTGGGTTCACGATCACCCTGACCCGTTGGGCCGAGACCGCTGGGGACGAGTCCTAG
- a CDS encoding ASCH domain-containing protein codes for MDDHLPIVEFAFPGPLRDRLVAAIESGEKVATSSLAHEYEVAGEELPAVGQRGIVVDSDGAHRFVIETVGVEVVPLGEVPLAHALAEGEGYASVADWRAGHERFWTSPEMQAELGADFRVDDTTLVVLERFALIARD; via the coding sequence ATGGATGACCACCTCCCCATCGTCGAGTTCGCGTTCCCCGGCCCGCTGCGGGACAGGCTGGTGGCGGCGATCGAGTCCGGCGAGAAGGTCGCGACGAGTTCCCTGGCGCACGAGTACGAGGTGGCAGGCGAGGAGTTGCCGGCGGTCGGGCAGCGCGGAATCGTCGTCGATTCCGATGGCGCTCACCGCTTCGTCATCGAGACGGTGGGTGTCGAGGTGGTACCGCTGGGCGAGGTGCCACTGGCTCACGCTCTGGCGGAGGGCGAAGGCTACGCCTCGGTCGCCGACTGGCGTGCCGGTCACGAGCGGTTCTGGACCTCACCGGAGATGCAGGCCGAACTCGGCGCCGACTTCCGCGTCGACGACACGACGCTCGTCGTCCTCGAACGGTTCGCCCTCATCGCCCGGGACTGA
- the moaCB gene encoding bifunctional molybdenum cofactor biosynthesis protein MoaC/MoaB, whose protein sequence is MTGLTHLDDDGRARMVDVGDKATTKRVATATATFTTRPDVIALVQADGLPKADVIATARIAGIAGAKRTSELIPLCHQLALSSVSLDFAFTEDSIVITATAKTTGQTGVEMEALTAASIAGLTLHDMVKAVDPASVLGDIRLLEKSGGKRGNWTPEASEPIEAPVARTVRPRTAAVIVASTAGAAGTREDLTGPRISAWLSEHDYAVDAVTVVSDADVHLAITAALDAAPAVLITTGGTGLSPSDRTPEATQPHLDRELPGIAEAIRTLGSTKTPTAALSRGLAGVSGGTVVVNLPGSTGGVKDGLAVLDGLLDHLVAQIAGGGAHE, encoded by the coding sequence ATGACCGGGCTCACACACCTCGACGACGACGGCCGCGCACGCATGGTCGACGTCGGCGACAAGGCCACGACGAAGCGGGTCGCGACGGCGACCGCGACCTTCACCACCCGACCAGACGTGATCGCACTCGTCCAGGCGGACGGCCTGCCGAAGGCGGATGTCATCGCGACCGCTCGCATCGCGGGGATCGCGGGGGCCAAGCGGACGAGCGAGCTCATCCCGCTGTGCCACCAGCTCGCGCTGTCGTCCGTGAGCCTCGACTTCGCATTCACCGAGGACTCCATCGTCATCACCGCGACGGCGAAGACCACCGGCCAGACCGGGGTCGAGATGGAGGCCCTGACGGCCGCGTCGATCGCCGGCCTGACCCTGCATGACATGGTCAAGGCCGTCGACCCGGCCTCGGTCCTCGGCGACATCCGGCTGCTGGAGAAATCCGGCGGCAAGCGCGGGAACTGGACGCCGGAAGCGTCGGAGCCGATCGAAGCACCTGTGGCGCGAACGGTCCGTCCGCGAACCGCGGCCGTCATCGTCGCGTCGACCGCCGGCGCGGCCGGCACGCGCGAGGACCTCACGGGGCCGCGCATCTCCGCGTGGTTGTCCGAGCACGACTACGCGGTCGATGCGGTGACGGTCGTGTCCGACGCCGACGTGCACCTCGCGATCACGGCAGCCCTGGACGCCGCGCCCGCAGTGCTCATCACGACGGGCGGCACCGGCCTCTCGCCGAGCGACCGCACCCCGGAGGCGACGCAGCCCCACCTCGACCGCGAGCTGCCCGGCATCGCGGAGGCGATCCGCACCCTCGGGTCGACCAAGACCCCGACCGCGGCGCTCAGTCGTGGGCTCGCCGGGGTCTCCGGCGGCACCGTCGTGGTGAACCTGCCCGGGTCGACCGGCGGCGTGAAGGA
- a CDS encoding sugar phosphate isomerase/epimerase family protein: MTRTNAKAEAHVNAQQPVSWTLSGFGDEIDADPTTQIAVLEALGASHIEVRSAWGVNIIDLDADQLARLGAQLQRSGMGVSAIGSPIGKVDVALDAELEVARLERAIAAAHALGTPNIRIFSFFRGEGVPVEATRDDVLVRMRLLADLAEREGVVLLHENEKDIYGDVPERILDLVESVGSPALRLAWDNANFVQVGVAPFDDGYAMLRPYLDYLQVKDAVAESGQVVPSGEGDGQLRETLTALRDDGYAGFASLEPHLADTHALGGFSGPASFGVAARAFRRLTDELGIELR; encoded by the coding sequence ATGACGAGAACGAACGCGAAGGCGGAAGCGCACGTGAATGCACAACAACCGGTGAGCTGGACCCTGTCGGGCTTCGGAGACGAGATCGACGCCGACCCGACGACGCAGATCGCCGTGCTCGAGGCGCTCGGTGCATCGCACATCGAGGTCCGGAGCGCGTGGGGCGTCAACATCATCGACCTCGACGCCGACCAGCTCGCCCGACTCGGTGCGCAGCTGCAGCGGTCCGGCATGGGCGTGTCCGCCATCGGATCGCCGATCGGCAAGGTCGACGTGGCCCTCGACGCCGAGCTGGAGGTCGCCCGCCTCGAGCGAGCGATCGCCGCTGCACATGCCCTCGGGACCCCCAACATCCGGATCTTCTCCTTCTTCCGCGGTGAGGGCGTGCCGGTGGAGGCCACCCGCGACGACGTCCTGGTCCGCATGCGCCTGCTCGCCGACCTGGCCGAGCGGGAGGGGGTCGTGCTCCTGCACGAGAACGAGAAGGACATCTACGGCGACGTCCCGGAGCGCATTCTCGACCTCGTCGAGTCGGTCGGATCGCCCGCACTCCGCCTCGCCTGGGACAACGCGAACTTCGTCCAGGTGGGCGTCGCGCCGTTCGACGACGGCTACGCGATGCTGCGCCCGTACCTCGACTACCTGCAGGTCAAGGACGCGGTCGCCGAGAGCGGCCAGGTCGTGCCGTCCGGCGAGGGCGACGGGCAACTGCGTGAAACGCTCACGGCGTTGCGCGACGACGGCTACGCGGGGTTCGCCTCGCTCGAGCCGCACCTCGCCGACACCCACGCGCTCGGCGGCTTCTCGGGTCCCGCCTCGTTCGGCGTGGCCGCCCGGGCCTTCCGGAGGCTCACCGACGAGCTGGGGATCGAGCTGCGATGA
- a CDS encoding HAD hydrolase-like protein, with protein MTDLYLASTTVSFHRSWSCVLFDLDGTIVDSAPGIISRMKTTLANVGAVVPSDESLLRWVGPPLLDSFRDFADMDPLQSQLALTEYRRQVAIEGAEVGTAVFPGVAGLLARISEAGIPIGLATSKPESQANTILDHFGLSQYFTVVTGASEDEVRSSKADVVGEALRRLTAAGVDTSRTVLVGDRLHDIEGAAAHGIPTILVEWGYGSPAEATGALAVVHSIDALSNLITG; from the coding sequence GTGACCGATCTCTACCTCGCGAGTACGACCGTGTCCTTCCACCGCAGCTGGTCCTGCGTACTGTTCGACCTCGACGGCACGATCGTGGACTCGGCTCCCGGCATCATCTCCCGCATGAAGACGACCCTGGCGAACGTCGGTGCCGTCGTCCCGTCCGACGAGTCACTGCTGCGTTGGGTCGGGCCGCCGCTGCTCGACTCCTTCCGCGACTTCGCGGACATGGACCCGTTGCAGTCGCAGCTCGCCCTCACCGAGTACCGTCGCCAGGTCGCCATCGAGGGCGCCGAGGTCGGCACCGCGGTGTTCCCGGGCGTCGCCGGACTGCTCGCGCGCATCTCCGAGGCCGGGATCCCGATCGGGCTCGCGACCTCGAAGCCCGAGTCGCAGGCGAACACGATCCTCGACCACTTCGGCCTGAGCCAGTACTTCACCGTCGTCACGGGTGCCTCCGAGGACGAGGTCCGCAGCAGCAAGGCCGACGTCGTCGGCGAGGCCCTCCGGCGCCTCACGGCCGCCGGCGTCGACACGTCCCGCACCGTGCTGGTCGGCGACCGCCTCCACGACATCGAGGGCGCGGCTGCGCACGGGATCCCGACGATCCTCGTCGAGTGGGGCTACGGCTCGCCCGCGGAGGCCACCGGCGCCCTCGCCGTCGTCCACTCGATCGACGCGCTGTCGAACCTCATCACCGGCTGA
- a CDS encoding DUF6510 family protein, whose product MSSHLDGNVLAGTLSELTGTDPSGTMSQCLGCRDVSPLAAELVFGTPDAWVVRCRHCDDVLLVVLHHEETTRVTLDGVRWWTDLG is encoded by the coding sequence ATGAGCTCGCATCTGGACGGCAACGTCCTCGCCGGAACCCTGTCGGAACTGACCGGCACCGACCCGAGCGGCACGATGTCGCAGTGCCTCGGGTGCCGCGACGTCTCGCCCCTCGCCGCGGAGCTGGTGTTCGGCACCCCGGACGCGTGGGTGGTGCGCTGCCGGCACTGCGACGACGTCCTGCTCGTCGTCCTCCATCACGAGGAGACCACGCGCGTCACCCTCGACGGCGTCCGCTGGTGGACCGACCTCGGCTGA
- a CDS encoding VOC family protein yields the protein MSCRISELVLDCRDPEALARFWCEVLDFVVLDRDEDGVEIGARDGFGGSQPTIILSRSDDPPQPKSKLHIDVSPTDGDQDAELERLLALGARPTDIGQTGDESWHVLADPEGNAFCLLRTPVKPV from the coding sequence ATGTCATGCCGCATCAGTGAACTCGTCCTGGACTGCCGCGATCCGGAAGCGCTCGCCCGCTTCTGGTGCGAGGTCCTCGACTTCGTCGTGCTCGACCGAGACGAGGACGGGGTGGAGATCGGAGCGCGGGACGGCTTCGGTGGATCGCAGCCGACCATCATCCTCAGCCGCAGCGACGACCCGCCGCAGCCGAAGTCGAAGCTCCACATCGACGTCAGCCCGACCGACGGCGACCAGGACGCCGAACTCGAGCGCCTGTTGGCCCTCGGAGCGCGCCCGACGGACATCGGGCAGACGGGCGACGAGTCGTGGCACGTCCTCGCCGATCCCGAGGGCAACGCCTTCTGCCTCCTGCGCACGCCCGTCAAGCCGGTCTGA
- a CDS encoding alpha/beta fold hydrolase yields the protein MNTNPASTGPATRYLDRPEGKIAYEIQGDGPLVVLVPGMGELRSSYRFLAPALVQAGYRVASTDLRGHGDSDTTFSSYGDVATASDIHALIRDLGAPAVVIGNSLAAGAGVIVAAEHPEDVSGLVLVGPFVRNPKAGAVMQAVFRAMMAPLWIARVWKAYLPTLNAGRKPVDFDDYLADVFASLRRPAYGKAFSQTTRQTDHAPAEAALPGVSAPTLVIMGTKDPDFPDPAGEARWIGDTLQAEVVLVEDAGHYPQAQQPEVTSQAVLGFLQSALHRA from the coding sequence ATGAACACGAACCCGGCATCGACAGGGCCTGCCACCCGCTACCTCGACCGTCCCGAGGGCAAGATCGCCTACGAGATCCAGGGAGACGGCCCGCTCGTCGTCCTCGTCCCGGGAATGGGCGAGCTCCGCTCCTCCTACCGCTTCCTCGCTCCCGCGCTCGTCCAGGCCGGGTACCGCGTCGCCTCCACCGACCTCCGTGGTCACGGCGACAGCGACACGACGTTCTCCTCGTACGGCGACGTCGCGACCGCCTCGGACATCCACGCCCTCATCCGCGACCTGGGTGCCCCGGCCGTCGTCATCGGGAACTCCCTCGCTGCCGGCGCGGGCGTGATCGTCGCCGCCGAGCACCCGGAGGACGTGTCGGGTCTCGTCCTCGTCGGGCCCTTCGTCCGCAACCCGAAGGCGGGCGCCGTCATGCAGGCGGTCTTCCGCGCCATGATGGCTCCGCTGTGGATCGCACGGGTCTGGAAGGCCTACCTCCCCACGCTGAACGCGGGCCGGAAGCCGGTCGACTTCGACGACTACCTCGCCGACGTCTTCGCAAGCCTGCGTCGCCCCGCCTACGGCAAGGCCTTCTCGCAGACGACCAGACAGACCGACCATGCCCCGGCCGAGGCTGCGCTCCCCGGCGTGAGCGCTCCGACGCTCGTGATCATGGGCACCAAGGACCCCGACTTCCCCGACCCCGCAGGAGAGGCCCGCTGGATCGGCGACACCCTGCAGGCGGAGGTCGTCCTCGTCGAGGACGCCGGCCACTACCCGCAGGCCCAGCAGCCCGAGGTCACCTCGCAGGCCGTCCTCGGCTTCCTCCAGTCGGCGCTGCACCGTGCCTAG
- a CDS encoding Gfo/Idh/MocA family protein produces the protein MSRGPAPVLRRVAVVGCGDISALHIAAIGTVPGAQLVAVCDVDAGRLDAAMAATGVPGFTDLDRLFDEARPDVVHICTPHHLHADQAIRALERGISVILEKPLAHTRNEAERLLAAAEHSRAKIAVCFQNRYNQPAERAKELLDSGELGAVLGASAVVPWHRTAAYYEDRPWRGRWETGGGGLLMNQAIHTIDLVQWLVGDPLEATGSIATRALAEVIEVEDTAELRIVHAGGATSTVYATVAGVANLPVTIDVVCELGTLSLGAELTARFADGRVETTVERVMASGARAYWGVSHERLIQDFYAGLDEPGAFWLHPAEARKAFDVIQDVYDAAIPERRSSVVAAQLGGR, from the coding sequence ATGAGCCGCGGGCCCGCACCCGTCCTCCGTCGCGTCGCCGTGGTCGGGTGCGGCGACATCTCCGCCCTCCACATCGCGGCGATCGGAACGGTGCCCGGTGCGCAGCTCGTGGCGGTGTGCGACGTCGACGCCGGTCGGCTCGATGCGGCGATGGCTGCGACGGGTGTCCCGGGCTTCACCGACCTCGATCGACTGTTCGACGAGGCGCGACCCGACGTCGTCCACATCTGCACCCCGCACCACCTGCACGCCGACCAGGCGATCCGGGCGCTCGAGCGCGGGATCAGTGTCATCCTCGAGAAGCCCCTCGCCCACACGCGCAATGAGGCCGAACGGCTCCTGGCCGCGGCGGAGCACAGTCGCGCGAAGATCGCGGTGTGCTTTCAGAACCGCTACAACCAGCCGGCGGAGCGCGCCAAGGAACTCCTCGACTCGGGTGAGCTCGGCGCAGTGCTCGGCGCCTCGGCGGTCGTGCCGTGGCATCGGACGGCGGCCTACTACGAGGATCGCCCGTGGCGCGGTCGCTGGGAGACCGGCGGCGGTGGACTCCTCATGAACCAGGCGATCCACACGATCGACCTCGTGCAGTGGTTGGTCGGCGACCCGCTCGAGGCGACGGGGTCGATCGCCACCCGCGCGCTCGCCGAGGTGATCGAGGTCGAGGACACGGCCGAGCTGCGCATCGTGCACGCGGGTGGCGCGACGAGCACGGTCTACGCGACGGTCGCCGGGGTCGCGAACCTACCCGTGACGATCGACGTCGTCTGCGAGCTGGGCACGCTGAGCTTGGGGGCCGAACTCACCGCACGCTTCGCCGATGGACGCGTCGAGACCACCGTCGAGCGGGTGATGGCCAGCGGAGCGCGTGCCTACTGGGGCGTGTCCCATGAACGGCTGATCCAGGACTTCTACGCGGGGCTCGACGAGCCGGGCGCCTTCTGGCTCCACCCCGCAGAAGCGCGGAAGGCGTTCGACGTGATCCAGGACGTCTACGACGCGGCGATCCCCGAGCGACGGTCGTCGGTCGTCGCCGCGCAGCTCGGCGGTCGCTGA
- a CDS encoding ferredoxin reductase yields MVTATQLTPSGRSLVLDAPGWGGNLAGQHADVRLTAPDGYQAVRSYSIASADAGDRIEIAVDRVPDGEVSPFLVDAIEVGDQVEVRGPLGGWFVWRPEDTEPVLLIGGGSGIVPLMAMVRAHEAAGSTTPFRLVYSVRSPQDAFFADELAAATGVEVTWIYTRRAPDGWPRPAGRLVAADLQALESTGGEAPSVFVCGPTGFVEAVADTLVAIGHDPARIKTERFGGA; encoded by the coding sequence GTGGTCACGGCGACGCAGCTGACCCCATCGGGGCGGAGCCTCGTCCTGGACGCCCCCGGCTGGGGCGGGAACCTCGCCGGGCAGCACGCCGACGTCCGCCTCACCGCACCCGACGGCTACCAGGCGGTCCGCTCCTACTCGATCGCCTCGGCCGACGCCGGTGACCGCATCGAGATCGCCGTCGACCGGGTCCCCGACGGTGAGGTCTCCCCGTTCCTCGTCGACGCGATCGAGGTCGGCGACCAGGTCGAGGTGCGTGGCCCACTGGGCGGCTGGTTCGTCTGGCGCCCCGAGGACACGGAGCCGGTCCTCCTGATCGGCGGAGGTTCGGGCATCGTGCCGCTCATGGCGATGGTGCGAGCGCACGAGGCGGCCGGGAGCACGACGCCGTTCCGACTCGTGTACTCGGTCCGCTCACCGCAGGACGCCTTCTTCGCCGACGAGCTCGCTGCGGCGACCGGGGTCGAGGTCACCTGGATCTACACCCGGCGAGCGCCCGATGGCTGGCCTCGTCCCGCCGGCCGTCTCGTCGCGGCCGACCTGCAGGCGCTCGAGTCCACCGGCGGCGAGGCCCCGTCGGTGTTCGTCTGCGGACCGACCGGCTTCGTCGAGGCGGTCGCCGACACCCTGGTCGCGATCGGCCATGATCCGGCCCGCATCAAGACCGAGCGGTTCGGAGGCGCGTGA
- a CDS encoding sulfite oxidase-like oxidoreductase translates to MAVFTRGFGGRAREQDDRLPPGQFLTEDFPVLSAGPTPRIDTDEWEFQIRTETGETHRWDWAAMQALQQDDITRDIHCVTRWTKLGTSWQGVSLDTLFAEVESGYDFVMAHSYGGYTTNVPLDDLLDGKAWIATGFDGEPLAAEHGGPARLLIPHLYFWKSAKWIRGLVMQQDDEPGFWEQNGYHAYGDPWLEQRYS, encoded by the coding sequence ATGGCGGTGTTCACACGCGGTTTCGGAGGACGGGCACGGGAGCAGGACGACCGACTCCCGCCCGGTCAGTTCCTCACCGAGGACTTCCCCGTCCTGTCCGCCGGACCCACGCCGCGGATCGACACCGATGAGTGGGAGTTCCAGATCCGCACGGAGACGGGCGAGACCCACCGCTGGGACTGGGCGGCCATGCAGGCCCTCCAGCAGGACGACATCACCCGCGACATCCACTGCGTGACCCGCTGGACGAAGCTCGGCACGAGCTGGCAGGGCGTCTCCCTCGACACGCTCTTCGCCGAGGTCGAGAGCGGCTACGACTTCGTGATGGCCCACTCCTACGGCGGTTACACGACCAACGTCCCACTCGACGACCTCCTGGACGGCAAGGCCTGGATCGCCACCGGCTTCGACGGCGAGCCGCTCGCCGCGGAGCACGGCGGCCCGGCACGACTCCTCATCCCGCACCTCTACTTCTGGAAGAGCGCGAAGTGGATCCGCGGCCTCGTCATGCAGCAGGACGACGAACCGGGGTTCTGGGAGCAGAACGGCTACCACGCCTACGGTGACCCCTGGCTCGAACAGCGGTACTCGTGA